TTGCAAGGTAAATGTGATTCTATTCATACGAACCAAGCTATAGGTTTAACCCGAATGTTTAAAAACCCTGTTTTATGGTCTGGTAAAAGTCAAATTACAGGTGATAGTATTCAATTTACAACTCATAAAGAAACGAATAAATTAGATTCGCTGCGTGTGTTAAGAAATGCATTTGTTATAGAAAATGACTCTTTAGACCCTAAGAATTTCAATCAAATTAAGGGTCGAGATATCTTTGGGAAATTTGAAAATAATGATCTAAGAGTTCTTTTAGTAAAAGGAAATGCTGAATCTTTATATTATAATAGAAACGAAGAAACATTCAAATTAGAAACCATTACTAAAGAAATTGCTAGTGACATCGAGTTTTTGTTAGAAAATAATGAAGTTATTCAAACAAAATACTTTAAAAAATCTGAAGGAAAAACATATCCTCCACCAGATTTCCCTAGTGATAAAGCTAAATTTGCTGGCTTTATTTGGAGAGAAGATGAACAACCTAAAGTAATGGAAGATATTTTTAAAAGAGATACTCCAAAAGTCAAAACTGAAACTAAAGTAAATTCTGCTGTTCAAAAAGCAAAAGATCAACTTATAAAAGAGAACAAAAAACGCGAACTACAACAATTAAAGGAAGAAGAGGAATGAAAAATGATTTCTTAAAATATCAGGGACAAACTACTCCTCATCCTTTAAGTATTGAAATATCTCATGCATCTGGAAGCTATATATACAGTAATGATGATAAAGCATATTTAGATTTTGTTGCCGGTGTTTCTGCAAATAGTCTTGGACACAACAATACAATTGTAAATAATGCCATAAAAGAACAGATAGATCAATACACACATGTTATGGTCTATGGAGAGTTTATTCAAAAACCTCAATTAGAACTTTGTAAAGCTTTAGCCAGTACATTACCCGAAAGCTTATCGTGTGTATATTTGGTAAATTCTGGTACAGAAGCAACAGAAGGTGCTTTAAAATTAGCTAAACGTTTTACAGGTAGAACAGAAGTTATAGCTGCAAATAATGCTTACCACGGAAATACTGCTGGAGCAATGAGTGTTTGTGGTGCAGAAGAGCAAAATAGAGCTTTTAGACCATTAGTTCCTGGGAGTAAGTTTATACAGTTTAACAATGAAAATGATCTAAATAAAATTACTAGTAAAACTGCTGGTGTAATTTTAGAAACTATTCAAGGTGGCGCTGGTTTTGTTGTTCCAAAAAACAACTTCTTAACTAAGGTAAAAAAGCATTGTGAAGAAGTTGGAGCTCTGCTAATTCTTGATGAAATACAAACTGGAGTTGGAAGAACTGGTAAATTTTGGGGTTTTGAAAACTTCAATGTTATTCCAGATATTATAATTACCGGAAAAGGTCTTGGTGGAGGAATGCCAATTGGTGCATTTATTTCTTCTAAAAAGATTATGGATTCCTTAAAAGACAATCCAAAATTAGGTCATATAACCACTTTTGGTGGACATCCTGTTATTGCTGCAGCCGGATTGGCAACTGTAAATGAAATTCATGCTAAAGTTTTAACTAAAGAAGCACTTAGAAAAGAACAATTGTTCCGTAAACATTTACAACATTCTTTAATAAAAGAAATTAGAGGTAAAGGCTTAATGTTAGCTTTAATTGTTGAATCACCTGAAATCGCAAATACCATAGTTTTAAATGCTTTAGAAAACGGTTTAATTTTATTTTGGTTGTTATATGAAAAAAGAGCTGTAAGAATCACTCCTCCGCTAACTATTTCAGACGAAGAGATAATAAAGGGTTGTAAAATTTTAACAGATATTTTAGACAATATAAAAAAGTCCCCTGCGTTTTATTAATACTTTATAGTTGATTGGGGATTTTATTAACTATTGAAATCGGTTTAAGATATTTTTCTTGGCCGATTTTTTATTACATATAATTCAACATTCATGATTCAATTTCATGCTCTTATGGAAAATAATTAAAAGTTAGTTCACTTCGTTTTTATTTTAGTCATGAAACTAACTATCATCATCATGACTTTAAAAAAACCAAACCCTAAATTCGAAATAACACTTGTTGTTATATTTATTATTGTACTTCTCATGAGCTGTAAAAAGAAAACTACTCCTGTAGAAGTTAATATATCTTATAATTTACCAGTAGATGTACCCATAAACGCTACTCAAGAAGAATTGGCTAATTTTGCTTGGGAAGAATTTTTTGCTTTAAATTGGAAATCTTCATGGGAAAAAGATGGCTTAAGAACTAAACCAGACACTAGTTGGGATTACCAAACAGATAACGGAGAAAATTTTTTAAGTGTGTGGGAAACCTATATCCACAGAGCTGAATTAAGACCTGCAAACGGTACAAGAACTAAAGATCTTAGTTCTGGAAAACCTTATTACACTTTTGTAGATTTTGAAAAAGTAAATACTATTAATCCTGTTAATCTTGATAATTATTGGAATGTTTTAGATGAAGATAATGAAATTGGTTCCGCTTATGTTTTTGCTCACAAAAATCAGTTTGAAGTACTGTATGCAGCTAAAACAAACTTAGTTGAATACAATTATCTTAAAGATTATTTTCCTACTGATACAGATTTATACAAAGCGATAGATAAAAGTAATGATAGCACTAGTTTTAGAAATCGTTTAAAAGGTTTGAGTTTAAAGGAAATGTGCAACTCTGATCTCAATAGTAAAGATGGATATGTATGTTTACCTT
This genomic stretch from Tenacibaculum jejuense harbors:
- a CDS encoding aspartate aminotransferase family protein, which encodes MKNDFLKYQGQTTPHPLSIEISHASGSYIYSNDDKAYLDFVAGVSANSLGHNNTIVNNAIKEQIDQYTHVMVYGEFIQKPQLELCKALASTLPESLSCVYLVNSGTEATEGALKLAKRFTGRTEVIAANNAYHGNTAGAMSVCGAEEQNRAFRPLVPGSKFIQFNNENDLNKITSKTAGVILETIQGGAGFVVPKNNFLTKVKKHCEEVGALLILDEIQTGVGRTGKFWGFENFNVIPDIIITGKGLGGGMPIGAFISSKKIMDSLKDNPKLGHITTFGGHPVIAAAGLATVNEIHAKVLTKEALRKEQLFRKHLQHSLIKEIRGKGLMLALIVESPEIANTIVLNALENGLILFWLLYEKRAVRITPPLTISDEEIIKGCKILTDILDNIKKSPAFY